A genome region from Gossypium hirsutum isolate 1008001.06 chromosome A04, Gossypium_hirsutum_v2.1, whole genome shotgun sequence includes the following:
- the LOC107948769 gene encoding pentatricopeptide repeat-containing protein At1g63330 has translation MSMHYFLIKFSIICYCRRHFCFHFADFQDMGLSKKPMSMPVRGKGKRDHRFDNVDHALILFNKMIEKYPMPSIVEFNKLLGAIVKMKHYLIVVSKYRRIELLGVSHDVYSMSILINCFCQLGRIDFGLSVLGKMLKLGFEPSAVTFSTLINGLCNQNKISEAVSMFDGMIESGYQPNLIVYNIKLKGLCKTGNTGRAVRFLRLMESRGYEPDIVAYSTILDCLCKNGLLQEALNLLSEMKVKGIRPNVVTYSCLIHGMCNSGQQEEATRLLNETVDNNISLDIVTYNILIGAFCKEGKVSKAVETVDLMRKQGIEPDVVRYNTLVDALCKEGMVSEAEGFVDAMIKRGIEPNVVTHNALINGHCLQNEMDKARRVFNLMIEKGCAPDIVTYNILVDAHCKQGMVFEAKDIVDSMRKRGIEPNVVTYSVLVNGHCLQNEMDKARRVFSLMIEKGCAPNIVTYNTMINGYCKAKRLGEAMELFHEISQKGPIPDTVTYNTLVQSMFQLGKVSTACELFRKMLASGQVPNIVTCNIVLDGLCKTGHIKEALGLFQGIRNSGLELDIVPYTILINGLCKAGHIEVAKELFHQLSDNGLKPNVYTYCVMINGLCKEGLPDEAYRLFGSMGDNDCLPNSCCYNVMIQGFLHNSYTSKAKQLLTEMVDKGFFADIGTATLFMDLIVYSNKSILL, from the exons ATGTCGATGCATTATTTTctgattaaattttcaattatctGCTACTGCCGCCGCCATTTCTGCTTTCATTTTGCTGACTTTCAAGATATGG GCCTAAGTAAGAAACCCATGTCCATGCCCGTTAGAGGAAAGGGAAAAAGAGACCACCGCTTCGATAATGTTgatcatgctttgattttgttcaATAAGATGATTGAAAAGTACCCAATGCCTTCAATTGTGgaattcaataaattattagGAGCCATTGTTAAGATGAAACATTATCTCATTGTTGTTTCTAAGTATAGACGGATCGAATTATTGGGAGTTTCCCATGATGTTTATTCTATGAGCATCTTGATTAATTGCTTTTGTCAATTAGGTCGAATTGATTTTGGGTTGTCTGTTTTGGGGAAAATGCTGAAGTTAGGTTTTGAACCTAGTGCTGTAACTTTTTCAACCTTGATTAATGGACTTTGTAATCAAAATAAGATTTCTGAGGCTGTTAGTATGTTCGATGGAATGATTGAAAGCGGGTATCAACCTAATTTGATTGTTTACAATATAAAGCTTAAGGGGTTGTGTAAGACCGGTAATACTGGTAGAGCTGTTAGGTTTCTAAGGCTGATGGAAAGCAGAGGTTATGAACCCGATATTGTAGCATATAGTACCATCCTTGACTGTCTTTGTAAGAACGGTTTGTTACAGGAGGCTCTCAATCTCTTATCTGAAATGAAGGTTAAAGGCATTAGACCAAATGTCGTTACTTATAGTTGTTTAATTCATGGTATGTGTAATTCGGGCCAGCAGGAGGAGGCTACAAGGCTCTTGAATGAAACGGTGGATAATAATATTTCACTTGATATTGTCACATATAATATATTGATTGGTGCCTTTTGCAAGGAAGGAAAGGTTTCTAAAGCTGTAGAGACCGTTGACTTGATGAGAAAGCAAGGGATTGAGCCCGATGTTGTCAGGTATAATACACTGGTTGATGCGCTTTGCAAGGAAGGGATGGTCTCTGAAGCTGAGGGTTTTGTTGACGCAATGATAAAGCGAGGCATTGAGCCTAATGTTGTTACCCATAATGCATTAATCAACGGCCATTGCTTGCAGAACGAAATGGATAAAGCTAGAAGAGTTTTCAACTTGATGATTGAGAAGGGTTGTGCACCTGATATAGTTACTTATAATATATTGGTTGATGCACATTGCAAGCAAGGGATGGTCTTTGAAGCCAAGGATATTGTTGACTCAATGAGAAAGAGAGGCATTGAGCCTAATGTTGTTACCTATAGTGTGTTAGTTAATGGTCACTGCTTACAGAATGAAATGGATAAAGCTAGAAGGGTTTTCAGCTTGATGATTGAGAAGGGTTGTGCACCTAATATAGTTACTTACAACACCATGATCAATGGATATTGCAAAGCGAAGAGGTTAGGCGAAGCAATGGAACTCTTTCATGAAATATCTCAAAAGGGACCAATCCCGGATACTGTCACATACAACACTCTTGTGCAAAGTATGTTTCAGTTAGGGAAAGTTTCAACTGCTTGTGAACTTTTTAGAAAGATGCTTGCTTCTGGACAAGTTCCAAATATAGTGACCTGTAACATTGTGCTAGATGGTTTATGTAAAACAGGTCATATCAAAGAGGCATTGGGACTTTTTCAAGGGATACGAAACAGTGGGTTGGAACTTGATATTGTCCCATATACTATCCTAATTAATGGGTTGTGCAAAGCTGGGCATATCGAAGTTGCAAAGGAATTATTTCATCAACTCTCAGACAATGGTTTAAAACCAAATGTTTACACATATTGTGTAATGATTAACGGACTGTGTAAAGAGGGATTGCCAGATGAAGCATACAGGTTGTTTGGGAGCATGGGAGATAATGACTGTTTGCCTAATAGCTGCTGTTACAATGTAATGATTCAGGGGTTCCTTCACAACAGTTATACCTCAAAGGCAAAGCAACTTCTTacggaaatggttgataagggcTTTTTTGCAGATATAGGCACTGCCACCTTATTTATGGATCTCATTGTATACTCTAATAAATCAATCTTACTCTGA